In Papaver somniferum cultivar HN1 chromosome 1, ASM357369v1, whole genome shotgun sequence, a genomic segment contains:
- the LOC113335352 gene encoding protein NDR1-like, which produces MSKKGCLWCVTATVVIVGVLFLVAWLASNQIRSPKCSIEKFFVPALDKAVSGNETASNINKTISFDLRLKNQNGDGSGVYYDVLNISVYYYQKDNNSGDVKRLPIGNVSIPGFYQAKVDHRLETVHTFGVPWEEARMEVANGSSAMFLLNLNSNVKLKIPLDGVVTSTDIQKLNLGVNVSVND; this is translated from the coding sequence ATGTCGAAGAAAGGTTGTTTATGGTGTGTTACTGCTACCGTTGTCATTGTAGGTGTACTCTTTCTAGTTGCTTGGCTTGCTtcaaatcaaattcgttctccaAAATGTTCTATCGAGAAATTTTTTGTTCCTGCACTTGATAAAGCCGTCTCTGGTAATGAAACTGCTTCCAACATCAATAAAACCATATCATTTGATCTCAGACTCAAGAACCAGAATGGTGATGGGAGTGGTGTTTACTATGATGTTCTTAACATCAGTGTTTATTACTACCAAAAGGATAATAACAGTGGCGATGTAAAGCGTTTACCAATCGGAAATGTATCTATTCCGGGATTTTATCAAGCAAAGGTGGATCACCGTCTTGAGACGGTGCATACTTTTGGGGTTCCTTGGGAGGAAGCCCGGATGGAAGTTGCTAACGGAAGTAGTGCGATGtttctgttaaatttgaattCAAATGTCAAGTTAAAGATCCCTCTTGATGGTGTGGTGACATCAACCGACATACAGAAGTTGAATTTGGGTGTAAATGTTAGTGTCAACGATTAA
- the LOC113335356 gene encoding protein NDR1-like has product MSKRGCLCCGIGVIVVVGLFVLFSWLITAQIHSPKCSIEKFYVPALDKAYSSNKNAATSNTTISFDLRFKNQNGVGSGVYYDALNISLYYYEKSNSGGDLKRLPIGNVSIPGFYQAKVDHRLETVQTFGVPWEEARVALSNRSTTMFRLDLASSIRLKIPIRYVMTTDREKLNLGVNVSVNDQGMKTVPGSLRLTSASSHINPCSILVLVLSVLCLIR; this is encoded by the coding sequence ATGTCGAAGAGAGGTTGTTTATGTTGTGGTATTGGAGTCATAGTCGTTGTAGGTTTGTTCGTTCTATTTTCTTGGCTTATTACAGCTCAAATTCATTCTCCAAAATGTTCAATAGAGAAATTCTACGTTCCTGCTCTCGATAAAGCCTACTCGAGCAATAAAAACGCTGCCACAAGCAACACAACCATATCATTTGATCTCAGATTCAAGAACCAAAATGGTGTTGGAAGCGGTGTTTACTATGATGCACTCAACATCAGTTTATATTACTACGAAAAAAGTAATAGCGGTGGTGACTTAAAGCGTCTACCCATCGGAAATGTATCTATTCCAGGATTTTATCAAGCTAAGGTAGACCACCGTCTTGAGACTGTTCAGACTTTTGGTGTTCCTTGGGAGGAAGCTAGGGTGGCGCTTTCTAACAGAAGTACTACCATGTTTCGGTTAGATTTAGCTTCGAGCATCCGCTTAAAGATCCCTATTCGCTATGTGATGACTACTGACAGAGAGAAGTTGAATTTGGGTGTAAATGTTAGTGTCAATGATCAAGGGATGAAAACGGTACCAGGAAGTTTGAGGCTCACTTCGGCATCCTCACATATCAACCCTTGTAGTATTCTTGTGCTTGTTTTATCAGTTTTGTGTTTAATTCGATGA
- the LOC113358221 gene encoding protein NDR1-like, producing MLKDKILILVLGIGCIAFSGAVLLFVFLYAKNHPHKSPICSMEKFYVPALDKSLSSENAAATINTTISIDIRLKNENRKHSNVYYDTLNITLYYIQKGNNNVRRDLRIPIGNISIRGFYQQGTKPDHRPATVQTLGVPWKEAKMEVANGSNSRNMFMVYLTSIVGLEIPSTDQDGNSRTRIYKRKLNLGVNVSVNDQGMKTVPGSLRLTSSKSSYINRCNSISVPVVLILSCLIW from the coding sequence ATGTTGAAGGACAAAATCCTGATACTAGTTTTGGGTATTGGGTGCATAGCCTTTTCAGGTGCAGTCTTgctatttgtttttctttatgcaAAGAATCATCCTCATAAATCCCCCATATGTTCGATGGAGAAATTTTACGTTCCTGCTCTAGATAAATCTTTGTCTAGTGAAAACGCTGCAGCCACCATCAATACAACAATATCAATTGATATCAGACTCAAGAATGAAAACCGTAAGCACAGCAATGTTTACTATGATACTCTTAACATCACTCTTTATTACATCCAAAAGGGTAATAATAATGTCAGACGCGATCTACGGATACCCATCGGAAATATTTCTATTCGGGGATTTTACCAGCAAGGCACTAAACCAGATCATCGTCCTGCGACGGTTCAGACACTTGGTGTTCCTTGGAAGGAAGCCAAGATGGAAGTTGCAAATGGGAGTAATAGTAGGAATATGTTTATGGTTTATTTAACTTCAATTGTCGGGTTAGAGATACCCTCTACTGATCAGGATGGCAATTCTCGAACGCGTATCTATAAACGGAAACTGAATTTGGGTGTAAATGTTAGTGTGAATGATCAAGGAATGAAAACAGTACCTGGAAGTTTGAGGCTCACCTCATCAAAATCCTCATATATCAACCGCTGTAATAGTATTTCAGTCCCCGTAGTTCTAATACTTTCGTGTCTGATTTGGTGA